The Blochmannia endosymbiont of Camponotus sp. genomic interval AGTTTTGAACTATTATCGCTCATATTATGTCACGATAAGAGGATTGTCTGAAATAGTGATTTTAATCCAAATACATTATCCATGTTCATAATAAAAAAATTTTTTCATAAACACATTTATTTAGATAATTTACGATTATTATTTATTTAAAAATAAATACTTATATGTGAATATATACATGTTCTTTTTGTTACCAAAATAATTCACAGTAAAGATATTAATGGATTTTGATTGGTTATATTGATGTGTTTAAAATAATTTTTCAATTTTTTTATTAAAAAATAGTTATATGTACGTGCATTATATACATTATTAGATAGTAGGCGCAAATTCTGAAGAACTTATAATTATTATGAATAGAATAATGATTTCGTATACATTTAGTGCGATGATACGTGTTGATAATTGAATATTTAATGAAAAAACATTATTATTTGGACTATATAAAAACAATAAAACACAATAATAATCAGCTATTTACTGTGTTTCTACAGTCAATATAGATTTATAATGTTGTTTTTTTGTTAGAGTTAACAATGGGTTATAATTCTTTCATTTATCTTAAAAATTAAAAATTGATAAGATAATTATTGTATTATTTAATCAAATGCCATACATTATCTGTATATTAAAACAGTAGAAAAATCATACACAATACATATTTAGGCATTACATTGTGCAATCTGATGTTCTGAAAGAATTTATAGTTAATATTATATGTAATATACAGGGACAAGATATCGCGTGTTTTGATGTATCTGATAAAATTAATATTACAGATATGATGATTATTTGTACTGGTATGTCTCGCCGTCATGTAATTTCTATATCTCAAGATATATTGCGTAAATCCCGTAGTTTAGGATTACAGCCTTATGGCGCAGAAGGTATGAGCATTGGTGAATGGGTTTTAGTAGACTTAGGCGATGTAGTTATACATGTAATGCAAAAAGAAATTCGTAAATTATATGAATTAGAGAAGCTTTGGAACTGACATAAATTATAAATATCCATTTAGTATATTATGTATTACATAGCGATGCATTTATTAAATAAGTGTATAATTATTTATATCGATAATTAACATTAGATATAAGTAAATTTTGATTAAATGAAGTCCAATGGTCATCAAATCTTTCATAATTATTCAGCTGAGTCGTTGTTGTTTGCGCGTCGTATAACAATTGCATCTGTTTTTGTGTTATTGGTCATTGGCATTTTATTTATTCATCTATATCAGATACAAATAGTTCATTTTGATATGTATACTACTCGTTCTAACGAAAATCGTATTAAGATTATTCCTATTCCACCTAAAAGAGGAATTATTTATGATCGCAATGGAATAGCTTTAGCATTAAATCGCACGATTTACCAATTAGAAGTAATTCCAGAACATGCAACTAATTTAAACCATACGATTAACGAGTTGAAATTATTACTAAATTTAAGTGATCATGATATAGAACGTTTTGAAAAAACTCGGAAACGTTCTGCTCAATTTGTTTCGTTGCCTATTAAAATTGATTTAACGGAAGAACAACAAGCTCGATTTGCTGTTAATAGGTTTAGATTTTCCGGGGTAACAATCAAAAGTTATCAGCGTCGTTACTATCCTTATGGATCTGATGTAACTCATGTTATCGGATATGTTGCTAAAATTAATGGGGAAGATATAAAACGATTGAATAAGCAGGGTATTTTAGGTAAGTATGTTGCAGCGCCTAATATAGGAAAATTAGGTATTGAACGCTATTACGAAAATATTTTACATGGGACACCAGGATATGGGGCTGTAGAAATAAATAATCGTGGAAAAGTGATTAGAGAATTATATAAAAAATC includes:
- the rsfS gene encoding ribosome silencing factor, giving the protein MQSDVLKEFIVNIICNIQGQDIACFDVSDKINITDMMIICTGMSRRHVISISQDILRKSRSLGLQPYGAEGMSIGEWVLVDLGDVVIHVMQKEIRKLYELEKLWN